The Nitrosomonas cryotolerans ATCC 49181 genome includes a window with the following:
- a CDS encoding GH36-type glycosyl hydrolase domain-containing protein, producing MLIDLSSDEENIITIKDIFSAYKRKNELSNDCEADLLRSELLSIEQLKRHAIILAGQHRINFHPKPDKLLPRLANNERVLLAAYDIVMAAATQGQRIVPAEAWLLDNFYLIEQEINLARRHLPRGYSQQLPQLANSQSIGYPRVYDLALELISHMDGRVDSNNTTQFIAAYQTLVPLNLGELWAFPIMLQLALLENLRRVGLCIAHRRQERNEAAAWADRMLITAENEPKQLIQLLAKFANTDIPLTAPFVEEFYAKLQAHEPTLALIQIWIEQRLLEQGVSAVQLSEAASRTSAANQISIANSIGSLRFIGAMDWTRYVESLSIVEQTLREDPAGIHVNQDFATRDQYRHVIEDIARSSTYSEYRVAREAIMLARVAAERLSPGDRTAHVGYYLIDRGRPLLEQAIGCHPSWKERVSRTSSNHRLLFYLAPILLLTTLVTAFVFRSSETFQMDDWQSWFLAVTAVIASSALAVSLMNLLATLILQPRLLPRLDFSQGVPSTHRTIVVIPTFLSKPEEIDNLLEALKIRYLGNRDSNLFFALLTDFRDAPECILPDDDALRLYAREAVEALNEIYCDDRPCIFYLFHRPRVWNPYEQLWMGYERKRGKLEQFNALLRGGDQTKFLDIVGDISILNSIQYVITLDTDTQLPRDTARMLIGNIAHPLNRPMYDIEKGRVVEGYTILQPRVSISLVSANQSWFTKLFAGESGVDPYTREVSDVYQDIFREGTFIGKGIYDVDAFRQAVCGRFPENLILSHDLLESGYARSALVTDVDLIEEHPDSYTVDASRRHRWIRGDWQLAGWLVPNVGKLFGLKTKRQPNPLAALSMWKIFDNLRRSLVSPSLLTLLVGGWLLSIEEAWFWTLLVAGIVFLPIVLGTLIECIRKPEEQDWLVHLNLTRKSAGRPATLSFLSLVFLPYDTLICLDAIFRSGVRMLFTRRGLLIWHMQSYISRNACRTLTDFFKEMWIAPFLAVVLAFTLGISQSTVLFISTAPILLLWFVAPIVGWWISMPLSSPLPNLTFDQQAFLRASARRTWRFFADFVGPQDNWLPPDNFQEYPARAIASRTSPTNIGMALLADLAAYDLGYISAGECLQLVENTLITMEKLERYHGHFYNWYDTRTLQPLCPQYISSVDSGNLAGSLLTLQAGLAELKNQPVLSVHAFQGLQDTLQVLAEHVPLSPAPDLAKRIQFLQDNLSSLASNKECPSVAVADILLEKMHHATGELAAWLPADNDIDGELYYWVQALDQQSLALRNDLHSLISEPGCFSNVPTLAELFETQVMDAEALIVDGANTAAASCYKNVVERLGVIDNLIDRCGKLAAMDFEFLYDRSRGLLTIGYDVGERRRDPACYDLLASEARLASFLLIAQGQLPQKHWFTLGRLLTSHGGDVSLISWSGSMFEYLMPQLMMRSYDNTLLEQTCKAAVSRQIEYGRQRAVPWGISESCYNVTDMHQVYQYRAFGVPGLGFKRGLGDDLVIAPYASALALMVAPVEACRNLQILANQGGSGIYGFYESIDYTPSRVSRGKNHAIVRTFMAHHQGMSLLAFEHVLLNSPMQRRFMSDPLVRATELLLQERIPKKGGTLHPHAAEVSAAARPPVTEIGAIMRTFTDPDTPIPEVHLLSNGRYHVMANNAGGGYSRWRDLAVTRWREDATSDCWGTFIYLRDCDTGYYWSAAHQPTLRHADHYEAIFVQARAEYRRRDHMIETHTEISVSPEDDVEIRRVTLTNLSSRTRRIEVTSYAEVVLASLNTDLAHRAFSNLFVQTEILSDQQAILCTRRRRMPGEQVPWMFHLLAVPDAAAGEPSYETSRAKFIGRCRTVGNPMMLDNADSRSILSNTDGPVLDPIVAIRRTVSLSADESATVQIISGVAESREAALAVLEKYCDRHFVERAFEMAWFQSQEVLRYLTATEADAQTYGRLAGSVIYASALRRSAPNIIMRNQLGQSGLWRFAISGDLPIVLFRIGDLKRLDLVKQILQAHVYWRMKGLATDLVIMNEDFSSYRAVLQDQIMGLINAGPDAPFVDKPGGVFVRRAEELSEEERVLFQAVAHVMFTDATTTLLEQGKRGITPEWMPDRLEPLLQTLAEPILPLPVRERIFYNGLGGFTPDGREYVISLESGQNTPAPWVNVIASPHIGTVVSESGSAYTWVENAHEFRLTTWHNDPLSDSSGEALYMRDEETGAFWSLSPLPAGGRSGYVCRHGFGYSVFEHYEAGISSELYTYVAMDAPVKFLVIKLRNHSKRPRRLSLTGYWELVLGEWRHSNSMHIVTEIDPHSGALLAHNTYGRECANRTVFVQVSKRERTMTGNRTEFIGRNGSLADPAAMHRKHLSGKVGAGLDPCAAIQTPVELASGQESEIVFVFGAAGNISEVQHFIQRFSGQTGAREALETVWAHWNHVLGAVYVETPDRALDVLVNGWLVYQTLSCRIWGRSGYYQSGGAYGFRDQLQDTLALNHTTPWLIREQLIRCAGRQFIQGDVQHWWHPPGGQGVRTHFSDDYLWLPYATCRYVLATGDTGVLEEPIHFLEGRELYPEEEAYYDQPQRSAEMASLYEHCVRSIKHGLKFGKHQLPLMGCGDWNDGMNLVGRNGRGESIWLAWFLYENLQLFAELARSRNDEVFAKVCIEQAELLRNNIEANAWDGGWYRRAYFDDGTPLGSSSNDECRIDSISQSWAVISGGGNPARARQAMKAVDQYLVRRDMRLIQLLTPPFDQSDLEPGYIKGYVPGVRENGGQYTHAAIWATMAFAMIGERKQAWEMFAMLNPINRGSQSADIDRYKVEPYVMCADIYATSPYAGRGGWTWYTGAAGWMYQLAVETLLGLHLEVDHLRVTPRIPAHWKTYKVHYRYRETFYHITINRIDTERKQGIRVTMNGVIISEGGVDETGQVQAVIPLVDDCQEHHVQLSLR from the coding sequence GTGCTGATTGATCTTAGTTCCGACGAGGAGAATATCATCACGATTAAAGATATATTTTCGGCATATAAACGGAAGAATGAACTGAGTAACGATTGCGAAGCCGATCTGTTACGTTCGGAGCTGCTGAGTATTGAACAGCTAAAACGCCATGCCATTATACTGGCCGGGCAGCATCGTATCAATTTTCATCCAAAACCAGATAAATTATTGCCCCGGTTGGCGAATAATGAGCGGGTTTTATTGGCGGCGTACGATATCGTGATGGCTGCTGCCACACAAGGCCAGCGAATCGTGCCGGCAGAAGCCTGGCTACTCGATAATTTCTACCTGATTGAGCAGGAAATCAACTTGGCGCGTCGGCATTTACCGCGCGGGTACAGTCAACAATTACCTCAACTGGCGAATAGTCAATCAATTGGCTACCCCCGTGTCTACGATCTGGCATTAGAATTGATTTCTCACATGGATGGTCGTGTCGACAGTAATAACACAACACAGTTTATCGCCGCTTACCAGACACTCGTACCATTAAATCTAGGCGAATTATGGGCATTCCCCATCATGCTACAGCTGGCGCTACTGGAGAATCTACGTCGCGTTGGATTGTGCATCGCTCATCGGCGTCAGGAGCGCAACGAGGCGGCTGCATGGGCCGATCGTATGCTCATAACGGCTGAAAATGAGCCGAAACAGCTTATTCAGTTGCTCGCTAAGTTTGCTAATACCGATATTCCACTTACTGCCCCATTTGTGGAGGAATTTTACGCGAAACTCCAGGCTCACGAGCCCACCCTGGCATTGATTCAGATCTGGATTGAGCAAAGATTGCTCGAACAAGGCGTGAGTGCAGTACAGTTGTCGGAAGCAGCCAGCCGAACATCCGCGGCCAATCAGATTTCTATTGCAAACAGTATTGGGAGTTTACGCTTTATTGGCGCAATGGACTGGACACGCTATGTGGAATCGCTCAGCATCGTTGAGCAGACATTACGTGAAGATCCGGCAGGAATACACGTTAACCAGGATTTTGCCACTCGTGATCAATATAGACATGTCATCGAGGATATAGCCAGAAGCAGTACATATAGTGAATACAGGGTGGCGCGTGAAGCTATTATGCTCGCACGCGTGGCTGCGGAACGATTAAGCCCCGGTGATCGTACAGCACATGTCGGATACTATCTGATTGATCGCGGGCGGCCATTACTGGAACAAGCAATTGGTTGCCATCCATCCTGGAAAGAACGCGTTAGCCGCACTAGTAGCAATCACCGCCTGTTATTTTATCTTGCTCCTATTTTATTGCTTACCACACTGGTTACAGCGTTCGTGTTCCGTTCTTCCGAGACGTTCCAGATGGATGACTGGCAGTCCTGGTTTCTTGCAGTGACAGCTGTAATCGCCAGTTCGGCGCTGGCTGTATCACTCATGAATTTACTGGCCACGCTGATCTTGCAACCCCGCCTGTTACCCCGGCTGGATTTCTCTCAAGGTGTTCCATCGACCCATCGCACGATAGTAGTTATTCCTACTTTTCTAAGCAAGCCAGAGGAAATTGACAATCTTCTGGAAGCCCTGAAAATTCGTTATTTGGGCAATCGTGACTCTAATCTATTCTTTGCTTTATTGACAGATTTTCGTGATGCACCTGAGTGCATTTTGCCGGATGATGATGCATTGCGCCTTTATGCGCGCGAAGCTGTTGAGGCACTTAACGAAATCTACTGTGATGATCGTCCATGTATTTTCTATCTGTTTCATCGGCCTCGCGTATGGAATCCATATGAACAGTTATGGATGGGGTATGAGCGCAAGCGTGGTAAGTTAGAGCAGTTCAATGCCTTGCTACGCGGAGGAGATCAAACAAAATTCCTGGATATTGTCGGTGATATATCCATCCTCAATTCGATTCAGTACGTTATTACTCTGGATACAGATACACAGTTACCCCGCGATACGGCACGGATGTTGATAGGAAATATAGCGCATCCACTGAATCGACCCATGTACGATATTGAAAAAGGGCGTGTTGTCGAAGGTTACACGATCCTGCAACCGCGTGTTTCGATTAGCCTGGTTAGCGCAAATCAGTCATGGTTTACAAAACTATTTGCGGGTGAATCCGGAGTCGATCCCTATACCCGCGAGGTATCGGATGTTTATCAAGATATTTTTAGAGAAGGCACCTTCATCGGTAAGGGTATCTATGATGTGGATGCTTTTCGTCAAGCCGTTTGCGGGCGCTTTCCAGAAAACCTGATTCTTAGTCATGATTTATTGGAAAGCGGTTATGCACGTTCGGCACTGGTGACCGACGTTGATCTGATTGAGGAGCATCCAGATAGTTACACCGTAGATGCTAGCCGGCGACATCGGTGGATCCGCGGTGATTGGCAACTGGCTGGCTGGTTGGTTCCAAACGTAGGAAAATTATTTGGATTAAAAACGAAGCGGCAACCGAATCCACTGGCGGCTTTATCTATGTGGAAAATTTTTGATAATCTCCGCCGCAGCCTCGTTTCTCCTTCATTACTTACCTTACTGGTAGGAGGATGGCTGCTGAGTATAGAGGAGGCATGGTTCTGGACATTATTAGTTGCGGGCATCGTGTTTTTACCTATTGTATTGGGAACGCTCATTGAGTGTATTCGTAAACCCGAGGAGCAGGATTGGCTGGTGCATTTGAACTTGACAAGAAAATCTGCAGGGCGCCCGGCAACACTTTCTTTTTTGTCATTAGTATTTCTGCCTTACGATACGCTCATCTGCCTGGATGCCATTTTCCGCTCGGGTGTACGAATGCTATTCACGCGCCGGGGATTGTTAATCTGGCACATGCAGTCTTATATAAGTCGTAATGCATGCCGTACATTAACTGATTTTTTCAAAGAAATGTGGATTGCGCCTTTTCTTGCGGTGGTATTGGCGTTCACATTAGGAATTAGTCAGTCAACCGTATTATTTATTTCCACAGCGCCTATTTTGTTACTCTGGTTCGTAGCACCGATTGTCGGTTGGTGGATCAGTATGCCACTGTCATCACCCCTGCCGAACTTAACGTTTGACCAACAGGCATTCTTACGTGCATCGGCTCGACGGACATGGCGCTTCTTCGCAGACTTTGTTGGGCCACAGGATAATTGGTTGCCACCGGATAATTTTCAGGAATATCCCGCGCGGGCTATTGCCTCGCGTACCTCACCGACAAATATCGGCATGGCACTGCTGGCAGACTTGGCTGCATATGATTTGGGCTATATTTCTGCCGGGGAATGCCTGCAGCTTGTTGAGAATACTTTGATTACGATGGAAAAGCTGGAGCGTTACCACGGTCATTTCTATAACTGGTATGACACACGTACGTTGCAACCGCTTTGCCCGCAGTATATTTCTTCGGTGGACAGCGGCAATTTGGCCGGAAGCCTGCTGACTCTACAGGCAGGATTGGCTGAATTAAAGAATCAACCTGTGTTATCTGTGCATGCGTTTCAGGGATTGCAGGATACTTTGCAGGTGCTTGCCGAGCATGTACCTTTATCACCTGCGCCAGATCTGGCTAAACGAATCCAGTTTTTACAGGATAACCTGAGTTCGCTGGCATCAAATAAAGAATGTCCGTCTGTCGCAGTAGCTGATATTTTATTGGAGAAAATGCATCATGCCACGGGAGAATTAGCTGCCTGGCTACCAGCCGATAATGATATTGATGGTGAGCTATATTATTGGGTACAGGCACTCGATCAGCAATCTCTTGCGCTACGCAATGACCTTCATTCTTTAATATCTGAACCCGGATGTTTCAGCAATGTCCCGACATTAGCTGAATTATTTGAAACGCAAGTGATGGATGCGGAAGCATTAATAGTCGATGGAGCAAATACAGCAGCAGCATCTTGCTATAAAAATGTGGTCGAACGACTTGGAGTTATCGACAACCTGATTGATCGTTGCGGGAAACTGGCGGCGATGGATTTTGAATTTCTTTATGATAGATCACGTGGCTTGTTGACGATAGGTTATGATGTAGGTGAACGCCGCCGTGATCCGGCCTGCTATGATTTATTGGCATCTGAAGCACGCTTAGCCAGTTTTTTGCTCATTGCACAAGGGCAATTGCCGCAAAAACACTGGTTTACGCTTGGTCGTTTATTGACAAGTCATGGGGGGGATGTGAGCCTGATTTCGTGGAGTGGCTCGATGTTTGAATATCTTATGCCGCAGCTGATGATGCGAAGCTATGACAACACCCTGTTGGAGCAGACTTGCAAAGCTGCGGTATCACGTCAGATCGAATATGGCCGGCAACGTGCTGTGCCGTGGGGTATTTCCGAATCCTGCTATAACGTAACCGACATGCATCAGGTTTATCAATATCGCGCATTTGGCGTGCCCGGTCTGGGCTTCAAGCGCGGATTGGGAGACGATCTGGTGATCGCGCCTTATGCCAGTGCGTTGGCATTAATGGTCGCCCCGGTGGAAGCCTGCCGTAATTTGCAAATATTGGCTAATCAGGGAGGTAGTGGTATATACGGGTTCTATGAGTCGATTGATTACACGCCGTCGCGTGTCTCTCGAGGAAAAAATCATGCCATTGTGCGTACCTTTATGGCACACCATCAAGGGATGAGTTTGCTTGCTTTTGAACATGTTTTGCTTAACAGCCCGATGCAGCGTCGATTCATGTCTGATCCTCTTGTGCGAGCAACGGAATTACTGTTACAGGAGCGCATACCCAAGAAAGGGGGAACACTACACCCACATGCCGCTGAGGTCAGTGCTGCTGCACGTCCCCCAGTCACGGAAATCGGTGCAATCATGCGGACATTTACCGATCCCGATACCCCGATACCCGAAGTGCATCTACTATCCAATGGTCGGTATCATGTTATGGCAAATAATGCCGGGGGTGGGTATAGCCGCTGGCGTGATCTGGCCGTCACTCGCTGGCGCGAAGATGCTACATCGGACTGCTGGGGTACTTTTATCTACCTACGTGACTGCGATACGGGATATTACTGGTCAGCCGCGCATCAACCAACGTTGCGCCATGCTGATCATTACGAAGCAATCTTTGTACAGGCGCGTGCCGAATACCGACGACGCGATCATATGATCGAGACACATACCGAGATCAGCGTTTCACCTGAAGATGATGTTGAGATTCGTCGTGTTACCCTTACTAATCTCTCTTCGCGTACCCGACGTATTGAAGTGACGAGTTATGCAGAGGTTGTATTGGCATCCTTGAATACTGACCTGGCGCATCGTGCTTTCAGCAATTTATTCGTGCAAACTGAAATTCTATCCGATCAGCAAGCCATCCTCTGCACGCGTCGACGGCGTATGCCAGGAGAGCAGGTACCCTGGATGTTTCATTTACTAGCAGTGCCTGATGCAGCTGCCGGTGAGCCATCATATGAGACCAGTCGTGCTAAATTCATCGGACGATGCCGGACAGTTGGCAATCCTATGATGCTGGATAATGCTGACAGCCGCTCAATATTATCAAATACGGATGGCCCGGTACTCGATCCCATTGTCGCGATTCGCCGCACGGTAAGTTTGTCAGCGGACGAATCCGCGACCGTACAAATCATTTCAGGTGTAGCAGAATCACGTGAAGCAGCCTTGGCTGTGCTTGAGAAATATTGTGATCGCCATTTCGTGGAGCGTGCCTTTGAAATGGCGTGGTTTCAAAGTCAGGAGGTGCTGCGTTATCTTACTGCAACCGAAGCGGATGCACAAACCTATGGTCGCCTGGCCGGTTCAGTTATTTATGCCAGTGCTTTGCGTCGTAGCGCACCTAATATCATCATGCGTAACCAACTTGGACAATCAGGGCTTTGGCGATTTGCTATTTCAGGTGATTTACCGATCGTTTTATTCCGGATCGGTGATCTCAAACGCCTTGATCTGGTAAAACAGATATTGCAGGCTCATGTGTACTGGCGCATGAAGGGTCTGGCTACAGATCTGGTAATCATGAATGAGGATTTTTCGAGTTATCGAGCTGTTTTGCAGGATCAGATCATGGGATTGATCAATGCAGGTCCTGATGCCCCATTTGTCGACAAGCCGGGCGGCGTATTCGTGCGGCGGGCAGAAGAGCTTTCTGAAGAAGAGCGTGTTTTATTTCAGGCTGTTGCTCACGTCATGTTTACTGATGCCACGACAACGCTGCTTGAGCAGGGGAAGCGCGGTATAACACCAGAATGGATGCCAGATCGTCTGGAGCCTTTGCTGCAAACACTAGCTGAGCCGATTCTGCCGTTGCCAGTGCGTGAACGTATTTTTTATAATGGTTTGGGTGGTTTCACGCCAGATGGACGAGAATATGTAATCAGTCTTGAGTCCGGCCAAAATACGCCAGCGCCATGGGTTAATGTTATCGCCAGCCCGCATATTGGTACAGTCGTCAGCGAAAGCGGAAGTGCATATACCTGGGTGGAAAATGCACATGAATTTCGATTGACCACATGGCACAATGACCCACTTAGCGATAGCAGTGGCGAAGCACTCTATATGCGGGATGAGGAAACGGGCGCATTCTGGTCATTATCACCTTTACCTGCCGGTGGTCGATCTGGCTATGTATGCCGACATGGATTTGGGTATAGCGTATTCGAGCATTATGAGGCTGGTATTTCTTCGGAACTGTATACCTATGTTGCAATGGATGCACCGGTGAAATTTCTAGTAATCAAGCTGCGTAATCATTCGAAGCGCCCTCGTCGACTATCGCTGACGGGGTATTGGGAGCTGGTACTTGGAGAATGGCGGCACAGCAATTCGATGCATATCGTGACTGAGATAGATCCGCACAGCGGGGCACTGCTTGCGCATAATACTTATGGTCGTGAGTGCGCCAATCGAACTGTTTTTGTACAAGTTAGCAAGCGCGAGCGCACGATGACCGGGAATCGTACGGAATTTATTGGCCGCAATGGGTCGTTGGCTGATCCGGCGGCCATGCATCGCAAGCATTTATCGGGCAAGGTTGGCGCAGGTCTTGATCCCTGTGCTGCAATACAAACACCGGTCGAACTGGCTAGCGGGCAAGAAAGCGAGATCGTGTTTGTGTTCGGCGCAGCTGGCAACATCAGTGAAGTGCAGCATTTTATTCAGCGATTCAGCGGACAAACTGGTGCAAGGGAGGCATTAGAAACGGTGTGGGCACACTGGAATCATGTTTTGGGCGCGGTGTATGTGGAGACACCTGATAGGGCGCTAGATGTTTTAGTTAATGGCTGGTTGGTTTACCAGACACTGTCCTGTCGGATTTGGGGACGTAGCGGATATTATCAGTCTGGCGGTGCTTACGGTTTTCGCGATCAATTACAAGATACTCTTGCACTGAACCATACGACACCATGGCTTATCCGCGAGCAACTGATTCGCTGTGCTGGACGACAATTCATCCAGGGAGATGTACAGCACTGGTGGCATCCACCGGGTGGACAAGGTGTACGTACACACTTTTCCGATGATTATTTATGGTTGCCATATGCGACCTGTCGTTATGTGCTGGCAACGGGTGATACGGGCGTGCTTGAAGAACCCATACATTTTCTGGAAGGTCGTGAGCTGTATCCGGAGGAGGAAGCTTATTACGATCAACCGCAACGTTCAGCTGAGATGGCAAGTCTCTATGAGCATTGTGTTCGCTCAATCAAACATGGCTTGAAATTTGGCAAACATCAGCTGCCGCTTATGGGTTGTGGTGACTGGAATGATGGAATGAATCTTGTCGGCCGCAATGGCAGGGGGGAAAGCATCTGGCTGGCATGGTTTCTATATGAGAATCTGCAACTATTTGCAGAGCTGGCTCGGAGTCGAAATGATGAGGTTTTCGCTAAAGTTTGTATTGAACAAGCGGAATTACTGCGTAATAACATTGAAGCCAATGCCTGGGATGGTGGTTGGTATCGACGCGCCTATTTCGATGATGGTACACCGTTGGGGTCATCCAGCAACGACGAATGTCGAATTGATTCAATCAGCCAGAGCTGGGCGGTCATTTCGGGTGGCGGCAATCCCGCGAGAGCCCGTCAGGCAATGAAGGCAGTGGATCAATATTTGGTGCGACGCGATATGCGGCTGATTCAACTGCTTACACCCCCTTTCGATCAGTCAGATCTTGAACCTGGTTACATCAAGGGTTATGTGCCCGGTGTTCGCGAGAATGGAGGGCAATATACGCATGCGGCGATCTGGGCCACGATGGCATTTGCCATGATAGGTGAGAGAAAGCAAGCATGGGAAATGTTTGCTATGCTCAACCCCATCAACCGTGGTAGTCAATCAGCGGATATCGATCGCTACAAGGTTGAACCCTATGTCATGTGTGCGGATATTTATGCCACTTCACCCTATGCAGGACGAGGTGGCTGGACTTGGTACACTGGCGCGGCTGGTTGGATGTATCAACTGGCTGTGGAAACACTCTTGGGTCTGCATCTGGAAGTAGATCATCTACGTGTTACGCCTCGCATTCCAGCCCACTGGAAAACGTACAAAGTCCACTATCGCTATCGTGAAACCTTTTATCACATCACAATTAATCGTATCGATACAGAGCGAAAGCAAGGAATCCGTGTAACGATGAATGGTGTCATAATAAGTGAAGGAGGTGTAGATGAGACAGGGCAGGTGCAGGCTGTGATTCCGCTTGTGGATGATTGTCAAGAACATCATGTCCAATTGAGTTTGCGTTAG